The following proteins are co-located in the Gavia stellata isolate bGavSte3 chromosome 18, bGavSte3.hap2, whole genome shotgun sequence genome:
- the NPTX2 gene encoding neuronal pentraxin-2, with translation MLPVVAGLLLAVAAGGRGAAAGDQESPPGSRFVCTSLPLDAVGAGCPVPMQGGALPPEEELKATVLQLRETVLQQKETIGSQREAIRELTGKLSRCESADGKSASGTWKKELGKGKDTMGDLPRDPAQVIDQLSRTMQTLKDRLESLEHQLRANVSYAALPNDLREMLQRRLGDLERQLLSKVAELEDEKSLLHNETSAHRQKTETALNALLERVSELEKGNSAFKSPDEFKVSLPLRTNYLYGKIKKTLPELYAFTVCLWLRSSASPGIGTPFSYAVPGQANEIVLIEWGNNPIELLINDKVAQLPLFVSDGKWHHICITWTTRDGMWEAFQDGEKLGTGENLAPWHPIKPGGVLILGQEQDTVGGRFDATQAFVGEMSQFNIWDRVLRAEDIVNIANCSTNMPGNIIPWVDNNVDVFGGATKWPVETCEERLLDL, from the exons ATGCTGCCAGTGGTCGCCGGGCTCTTGCTCGCCGTAGCCGCgggcggccggggggcggcggcgggggaccAGGAGAGCCCGCCGGGGAGCCGCTTCGTCTGCACCTCGCTGCCGCTGGACGCCGTCGGCGCGGGCTGCCCGGTGCCCATGCAGGGCGGCGCGCTGCCCCCCGAGGAGGAGCTGAAAGCCACGGTGCTGCAGCTGCGGGAGACCGtcctgcagcagaaggagaCCATCGGGAGCCAGCGGGAGGCCATCCGGGAGCTCACCGGCAAGCTGAGCCGCTGCGAGAGCGCCGACGGCAAGTCCGCCTCGGGGACGTGGAAGAAGGAGCTGGGCAAGGGCAAGGACACCATGGGTGACCTGCCGCGGGACCCGGCGCAGGTCATCGACCAGCTGAGCCGCACCATGCAGACCCTGAAGGACCGGCTGGAGAGCCTGGAG CACCAACTCCGAGCCAATGTGTCATATGCAGCACTGCCTAATGACCTTCGAGAGATGCTTCAACGGAGGCTTGGAGACCTGGAACGCCAACTCCTGAGCAAAGTGGCCGAGCTTGAGGATGAAAAGTCTTTGCTTCATAATGAGACGTCAGCCCATCGGCAGAAGACAGAGACAGCCTTGAATGCATTGCTAGAAAGAGTGTCTGAATTAGAAAAAG GTAACAGTGCATTTAAGTCTCCTGATGAATTCAAAGTCTCCCTTCCTCTTCGCACAAACTACTTATATGGGAAGATCAAGAAGACTCTGCCAGAGCTGTATGCTTTTACTGTATGCTTGTGGTTGAGATCCAGTGCTTCTCCTGGAATAGGCACGCCATTCTCATATGCTGTTCCTGGGCAGGCTAATGAAATTGTCCTCATAGAATGGGGGAATAATCCAATTGAACTTCTGATTAATGATAAG GTTGCCCAGCTCCCTCTCTTCGTTAGTGATGGAAAATGGCACCATATATGTATAACATGGACAACCAGAGATGGAATGTGGGAGGCTTTTCAGGATGGAGAGAAGCTTGGCACTGGGGAGAATCTTGCTCCTTGGCACCCAATTAAACCTGGAGGTGTCTTGATCCTGGGTCAGGAACAG GACACAGTAGGAGGAAGATTTGACGCAACTCAAGCCTTTGTTGGGGAGATGAGCCAGTTCAATATATGGGACAGGGTCTTAAGAGCTGAAGACATCGTGAATATTGCTAACTGCTCTACCAACATGCCTGGCAACATCATACCCTGGGTTGATAACAACGTTGATGTGTTTGGAGGTGCTACTAAATGGCCTGTGGAGACATGTGAAGAGCGTCTGCTAGACTTATAG